Within the Streptomyces sp. R41 genome, the region GACGACTACGCCGAGGGTCAGGAATCCGGCGATGCCTGGGTCACCGACCCGCGGGTGAAGGTCGCGTCCGAGACGGCGGAGGAGAAGGGCCGCCGGATCGGCACGGTCACCCCGGACAGCTTCCGGGACGCGCGCGGCATCGGCGAGCTCTTCCGGGACGGTGTCCCGGTCATCATCAACCTCACGTCCATGGAGCCCGCCGACGCCAAGCGCGTGGTGGACTTCGCGGCCGGCCTGACCTTCGGTCTGCGCGGCACGATCGAGCGGGTCGCCACCCGTGTCTTCCTGCTGACGCCTGCCAACACGGAGATCGTCAGCGGCGAGGCCGCGGGCCGTCAGACGGACGGTTTCTTCAACCAGAGCTGAGGCAGGGCCGCTCACCGGCCCTGCCCCATGGGGTCCCTCAAGGGTCCTCAGCGGAAGGCATCGAGTCCGGTGAGCGCCTTGCCCAGCACGAGTTGATGCATTTCGACGGTGCCTTCGTAGGTGAGCACCGACTCCAGATTCGTGGCGTGCCGCATCACGGGGTATTCGAGCGAGATGCCGTTGGCGCCGAGAATCGTCCGCGCGGTACGGCAGATCTCGATGGCCTCCCGTACGTTGTTGAGCTTGCCGAAGCTGACCTGTTCGGGGCGGAGCCGTCCCGCGTCCATGCGCCGCCCCAGGTGATGGGCGAGCAGAATCCCCTTGTGCAGCTCGACCGCCATGTCGGCGAGCTTGGCCTGGGTGAGCTGAAAGCCGCCGATGGGCCGTCCGAACTGCTCGCGCGTCTTCGCGTACTCGACGGCGGCCTCGAAGCTGGACCGCGCGGCGCCCATGGCACCCCACACGATCCCGTACCGCGCGTGCGAGAGACAGCTGAGCGGCCCCTTCAACCCGGTCACCTCCGGCAGCACGGCGTCGGCGGGCAGCCGTACGTCGTCGAGGATCAGCTCGCTGGTGACGCTGGCCCGCAGCGACCACTTGTGCTTGATCTCGGGAGCGGAGAATCCGGGCACGTCCGTGGGCACGACGAACCCGCGGATCCCGTCGTCGGTCTGCGCCCAGACGACGGCGACCCCGGCCACGGACCCGTTGGTGATCCACATCTTCCGCCCGTTGAGGACCCAGTCCCCGCCGTCGCGCTTGGCGTGCGTCCGCATGGAGCCGGGGTCGGACCCGTGGTCGGGCTCGGTGAGCCCGAAGCACCCGATGACGTCACCGGAGGCCATGTCCGGCAGCCACCGCTGCTTCTGTTCTTCGCTGCCGAACCGATGAATGGCGTACATGGCAAGGGAGCCCTGCACGGACACGAGCGAGCGAATCCCGGAATCGGCGGCCTCGAGCTCCAGACATGCGAGCCCGTACTGAACGGCACTGGCCCCCGCGCACCCGTACCCCTGGAGCGACATCCCGAGCGCCCCGATCCCGCCCAGCTCCCGCGCCAGCTCCCGGATCCCGGGCAGCTCCCCCTTCTCGTACCACTCGGCGACGTACGGCAGCACCCGGTCCGCGGCCCAGGCCCGCACGGTCTCGCGGATCGCGAGATCCTCCGGCTCCAGGAGGTCATCGATGCCGAGGGGGTCGGCGGGGTCGAAGGGCGGGAGCTTCGAGGACGCGGACATGGGGCAGCCTCCGGATGACTAAAACTAGCACCGCTAGTTACGATTCCGACCCGACGTTACGACGCAGTGTCCCGCAAGTCCAGGCCCCGCCCGACGCCGACCCGGCAGCCGCCGACGGCGCCCCGTCCCCGCAGGAGACCAGCACTTGCAAGCGTGGCAGAAACGGACATTGCGTGGGCGGGAGAAGAAGTCGGCTACGCGGACACGCGCGACTCGGCAACTTCCCTGGGCGCGGGAATCGCCGAGCCCGCCGCAGGCGCCCCGCACTCCATGACCCGCGGCAACCGCAGCGCCATCACGGCCCCCAGCATCAACAACCCCGCGCTGACCAGCAGGGTCACATGCAACCCGTGCACAAAGGAGTCCCGAGCAGCATGCCGAAGCGCCGCCCCGGGAGACCCCCCGAGCCGCCCGGCAACCTCGTACGCCTCCCCGAGCGAGTGTCCCGCGGCACGTGAATCGGCCGCCGAAACGCCGGGAACCGACGACAGTCCGGGCGCGTACGCCGCGTTCATCACGCTCCCCAGGAGCGCGATACCGATCCCGGCGCCCAGCTGGTACGAGGTCTCGCCGATCGCGGCGGCCCCACCCGCCTGCGCCGGCGGCGCCTCGCTGAGCATCGACTCGTACGCCCCGAAGAGCGTCGTCTCCAGCCCGAACCCCAGCAGAATGAACCCGAAGAGCAGCAGCCCCGTGTTGTCGTCCGCGCCCATCGCCGTGAGCGTCACCACCGCGGCCGCGGTGAGACAGAACCCGAAGCAGACCATCGCGCGTGGCCCGAACCGCCGCAGCATCTTCGCCCCGGCGAGCCCCGACGCCATCGCCGCGACCGTCAGCGGAAGCAGCCGCAGCCCGGTCTCCAGCGGCGACAGCCCGAGCACGAGCTGCAAGTACTGCGCGGCGATCAGCTCGAGCCCGACGAGGGCGAGCATGGCCAGCACGATGCACCCCACGGACGTACTGAACGCGGGCCGCGAGAACATCCGCAGATCGACCAGCGGCTGCTCACGCCGCCGCTGTCGCCGTACGAACCCGGCCATCAGCGCACCGCCCACGAGCAGCGGCACCAGCGTGAACGGACTGAACGGCGCCTCACCGCCACCGAGCCGCTTCACTCCGAGGACGATCCCGAAAAGCCCGGCGGCGGCCATCAAAGCCCCCACCACATCCCAGGGACCGTTCCGGTCGCCCCGCGACTCGGGCAGCAGCAGCCGCCCGATCGGCAGGCTGACCAGCATCAGCGGGATATTGACGAGGAAGACGGACCCCCACCAGAAGTGCTCCAGGAGGAAGCCGCCCAGCAGCGGCCCCACCGCCGCTCCCACCGCGGCGACCGCGCTCCAGATGCCGATCGCGAGCGCCCGCTCCCGCCGGTCGGGAAAGACCTGGCGCAGGATCGACAGCGTCGCGGGCATGATCATCGCGCCGCCGACGCCGAGCAGGGCGCGCGCGCCGATGAGGACCTGGGCGTTGTCGGCGAGGGCCGCGATCCCGGAGGCGACGCCGAAGAGCCCGTACCCGAGAAGGAGGACACGTCTGCGGCCGACGCGGTCACCGAGCGTGCCGAAGAGTATGAGCAGCGAGGCGCAGACGAGCGGGTAGACGTCGACGATCCAGAGCAGTTCTATCGCGCCGGGCTTGAGGTCCTCGGTGACGGCGGGCACCGCGACATGCAGCACGGTGGCGTCGAGGGCGACCAGCAAGAGGCTGACGCAGAGGACGACGAGGACGACCCAGCGGTTGGCACCGGCCCCGGCCTCCCGACGGCATCGCGCAGCGGCCGTGGTCGTCCCGGACATGTACGTACCTCCCAGATGTTCCCTCGCGTTCGGCGGAACCTCAGGGTGGGGACTCCCTGGGGCTGCGGCCTGGGAGAGCGGAATCCCGGGGCCCACGCAACAAAGGCGAGTGAGCGGCCAGCGTACGCGAGTTCCCGCCGATGACGCGTGGCAGACCTCTCACGTTCTTCCCGCCGAGCGTGTGGCGTGCGCCACGCTCCCCTTGGTGCACCACGCCCCGCGGGGCCTGCCGGTTCCGGGAGCAACCGATAATCGAGCCCGTGACCGATCTTGAGACGCCTGTCGCGACACCGCCCCGCACGGGCGCCCTGCGCCGGGCCGCGCCCGCACTCCTGGGGTACGCGGCCGTGCGCGCCCTGGGCCTCATCGCCCTGGCCGTGTGGAGCGCGGCGCACGGCAAGAGCGCCCACACGCTGCTGACGGCGCGCTGGGACTCGCTCTGGTACACCCGGGTCGCCGATCTCGGCTACGGCTACGAGGTCCGCCTCCCGAACGGCGACGTGCACTCGAACCTCGCGTTCTTCCCGCTGCTGCCCTGGCTGGAGCGGCTCGTCTCGGCGGTCACACCGCTGTCGTACGCGGACGCGGGCCTGCTGGTCAGCACCTTGGCCTCGCTCGCCGCGGCCTGGGGGATCTTCGCGGTCGCGGACCATGTGTACGGCCGCCGGGTGGGTGTCTGCGCCGTGCTCGTGTGGGCGGTGCTGCCCGTCGGCATCGTGCAGTCGATGGCGTACAGCGAGTCCCTGTTCACGGCGCTCGCGGCCTGGTCGCTCTACGCGATGCTGACCGGCCGCTGGCTGACGGCCGGCCTGCTCGCCTCGCTCGCCGGGCTGACCCGCCCGGTGGGCATCGCGGTGGTCGCTGCCCTGTGGACGGCGGCGATTACCTCGTTCGCGGGAGAATTCGTACGGGACCGGAGCGCGCCGCGGCCGGACGGCGCATTCGTGTGGCCGCGCGCCCTCGGCATGCTCCTCGCGCCCCTCGGTGCCGCGGGCTACGTGCTGTGGGTCGGCCATCGCACGGGCAAGGGCCCGCTCGGATATCTCGACGTCCAGGCGGGCTGGCGCAACGGCTTCGACGGCGGTTACGCCTTCGCCCGCTTCATCGGCGACAAGTTCACGTCATTTCCGTCGGCCCTGGCCGGTGTCGGGCTGATCGTCGGGGTCGCGCTGATCGTCTGGCTGTACGTGACGTGCGTACGCCAGGGGCAGCCGCTGCCACTCCTCGTGTACGCGGGTGTCGTCACCGCGCTCGCCCTGTGCGCGTCGAGCTACTTCGGCTCGAAACCGCGCCTCCTGCTGCCCGCCTTCCCCCTTCTCCTCCCCCTCGCGGTGGCCCTGGCCCGGCTGCGTACGTCCAGGTCAGCGCTGGTTCTCGGCGGTGTGGCGGTGGCTTCGGCGGTCTATGGCGCGTTCTGGCTGAACGGCTCCGGGCCGCCGTGATCCACTCCCCGGGGCCCGGTGAGCGGCCGGAGAATTCCAAGCCAGCATTCGGTGAACGAATATATAAGCGCCATAAAACCGAAGGCCGTACGAGATCAATGGAATTGAAGGGTCCGGGCGCCGATCATTAGTGATTCATTGGAAATAAACATGGTTCTGAGAGGAATCCCACATCACATCGTCATCACAAAGCGAGTGATTCGGCCTGGAACACAGCTCACTCGCTGTAACGTCGATTGAGTGCGTACCGAACGAAACCTCACCCGTCTGGACCGGGTCTTCGCCCGGCTGGACCGTGAGCCGGAACGACCGGCCCACATCGATGTGCCGAAGATGAGCCGGCACAGGGTTGTGCTCTTCGGAGCCACCCTGGCCTTCTACGTGGCCATTGTGTGGGCCGTGGCGATCACGTCGTGGCTTGTCCGGTTCGACTGGCAGGTCATGTTCTTCCGGCCCTATCAGCAGTGGCCGGAGATCCACGCGTTCCTCGACTACTACGTGGTGCTCGGCCAGCGCGGCCCCACCGCCGTGATGGTCGCCGCCTGGCTCGGCTGGCGCTCCTGGCGGCAGCACACCCTGCGCCCGCTGCTCACGCTGGGCGCCTCGCTGCTGCTGCTCAACATCACGGTCGGCGCCGCCAAGCTCGGCATGGGCCGCCTCGGCCCGCACTACGCCATCACGATCGGCTCGAACGAGATGGGGCTCGGCGGCGATATATTCCCTTCGGGCCACACCGCGAACGCCGTCGTGACCTGGGGAATCCTGGCCTATCTGGCCTCGACCCCAAGGGCCCGACGCTGGCTGTCCGCCCTGTCCGCCGTGACCTCGCTCGGCGTCGGCCTCACCACCGTGTACCTCGGTACGCACTGGCTGAGCGACGTACTCCTGGGCTGGGCCGCGGGTCTGCTGATCCTGCTGGCGCTGCCGTGGGTCGAGCCGCTGATCGCGCGTGCCGAGGCCGGGATCTTCTCGCTGCGCGACTCCTGGCGCGCGCGTCGCGACCGCAGCGTGCCCGCTCCGACGGCCTCGCCGGTCGCCGCGCCCGTCATGGTCCCGCAGCCCACCGGCGCGGACGGGGAGGTGCCTGCCCGCGAGACGGTCGGCGCCGCCCGCTCGCCCCGGGCGCCCGTCTACCTGGCCCCCGGGCCGCACACCGCCCGCTCGGAGCGCACCCCGGTCACGCCGGTCGGCAGCCGCCGTCCGCCGCACCCGGACCGCGTGGCACGCGGGACCACGGCCGCCTCGGCTCGCCCCCTGACCGGCGGCTGAGGACAATAGGACAGCGGGGCCGGTACGCACAGCCTCTCCCCGCACCGCGAAGGCCCCCGGCTCCTGACGAGCCGGGGGCCTTCGCACGTTCCGTGGGCTGTGCCGTCAGCCCTTCCAGCAGCGGGTCACCCTGCCGTCGGTGACCTCGAAGTTCAGTCGCCCGAAGCGGTACTCCATGGTGATGATCGCGCCGGGCGGCAGCGAACGCACCGAGGACCAGCCGTGCTCGCGGGCACGACGCTCGGCGCTGTTCGCCTCCAGCCCGACATAGCTCTCCGGACTGTCCTGGGGCTCCGCGGGAGGGGTGGGAATGGGTGCCATGACCGCCACGTTAGGCGGCACACTCCTGCCGGGGAAGCCCGAACCCGCCACCAAGCGTCACCCATCCCCCTCCGGTCACGCTTCTGTCACAGGATCACGACACGCGTTTCGGCCGAACTCCGTCACACGTACGAGGGGTTCCGTACGTGTTCCGCACGCCTTCGAACGTAATTCGGAGCTAACGTGGCGCAGTCCCGAATAGCCCAATGGAATGTGCGGATCCGACGGTGCGGCCAAGCCTTTTCATTCCGATTCCGGAGAGTGCCGTGGAAGCTGATGCCACATAGGAAATACACGGTTTAAGCACACAACCCCCGCACGCCCCCTGTCGGAGCGCGGGGCGACGCGAGCATCATGGCGTGAGCTTCAGCAGGCCCAGAACGCGCGACGGCGAAGGGGCGAGCGATGGGGACGGACACCGCGCAGGCGACGGCGCGACCCGTGCGGACCAATCGGCCGGGGCGACTGGTCGTCGACTGGCTGACGACCACCGATCACAAGAAGATCGGCCACCTCTACCTGGTCACGTCCTTCGCGTTCTTCCTGATCGGCGGCGTCATGGCGCTGATGATGCGCGCCGAACTCGCCCGGCCCGGCCTGCAGATCATGGACAACAACCAGTTCAACCAGCTGTTCACCATGCACGGCACGATCATGCTGCTGCTCTTCGCGACCCCGACGTTCGCCGGGTTCGCCAACGAGATCATGCCGCTGCAGATCGGCTCCCCGGACGTCGCGTTCCCGCGGCTGAACATGCTGTCGTACTGGTTCTTCCTCTTCGGCGGTCTGATCGTGCTGGGCTCGCTGCTGGTGCCCGACGGACCGGCCGCCTTCGGCTGGTTCGCCTACGCCCCGCTCAACAGCCTGGAGCGCTCGCCGGGCATCGGCGCCGACATGTGGATCATGGGCCTCGCGCTGGCCGGCTTCGGAACGATTCTCGGCGCGGTGAACTTCATTACGACCATCGTCGGAATGCGCGCGCCCGGCATGACGATGTTCCGGCTGCCGATCTTCACCTGGAACACCCTCTTCACCTCGATCCTGATCCTCTTCGCGTTCCCGGTGCTCGCGGCGGCGCTGCTGGTACTGGAGGCGGATCGGCGGTTCGGCTCGGTGGTGTTCGAAGCGGCCAACGGCGGAGCGCTGCTGTGGCAGCACCTGTTCTGGTTCTTCGGCCATCCCGAGGTCTACATCATCGCGCTGCCGTTCTTCGGGATCATCACGGAGATCCTGC harbors:
- a CDS encoding cell division protein SepF, which gives rise to MGSVRKASAWLGLVDDNDDERYYDDDYAEGQESGDAWVTDPRVKVASETAEEKGRRIGTVTPDSFRDARGIGELFRDGVPVIINLTSMEPADAKRVVDFAAGLTFGLRGTIERVATRVFLLTPANTEIVSGEAAGRQTDGFFNQS
- a CDS encoding acyl-CoA dehydrogenase family protein, encoding MSASSKLPPFDPADPLGIDDLLEPEDLAIRETVRAWAADRVLPYVAEWYEKGELPGIRELARELGGIGALGMSLQGYGCAGASAVQYGLACLELEAADSGIRSLVSVQGSLAMYAIHRFGSEEQKQRWLPDMASGDVIGCFGLTEPDHGSDPGSMRTHAKRDGGDWVLNGRKMWITNGSVAGVAVVWAQTDDGIRGFVVPTDVPGFSAPEIKHKWSLRASVTSELILDDVRLPADAVLPEVTGLKGPLSCLSHARYGIVWGAMGAARSSFEAAVEYAKTREQFGRPIGGFQLTQAKLADMAVELHKGILLAHHLGRRMDAGRLRPEQVSFGKLNNVREAIEICRTARTILGANGISLEYPVMRHATNLESVLTYEGTVEMHQLVLGKALTGLDAFR
- a CDS encoding MFS transporter, giving the protein MSGTTTAAARCRREAGAGANRWVVLVVLCVSLLLVALDATVLHVAVPAVTEDLKPGAIELLWIVDVYPLVCASLLILFGTLGDRVGRRRVLLLGYGLFGVASGIAALADNAQVLIGARALLGVGGAMIMPATLSILRQVFPDRRERALAIGIWSAVAAVGAAVGPLLGGFLLEHFWWGSVFLVNIPLMLVSLPIGRLLLPESRGDRNGPWDVVGALMAAAGLFGIVLGVKRLGGGEAPFSPFTLVPLLVGGALMAGFVRRQRRREQPLVDLRMFSRPAFSTSVGCIVLAMLALVGLELIAAQYLQLVLGLSPLETGLRLLPLTVAAMASGLAGAKMLRRFGPRAMVCFGFCLTAAAVVTLTAMGADDNTGLLLFGFILLGFGLETTLFGAYESMLSEAPPAQAGGAAAIGETSYQLGAGIGIALLGSVMNAAYAPGLSSVPGVSAADSRAAGHSLGEAYEVAGRLGGSPGAALRHAARDSFVHGLHVTLLVSAGLLMLGAVMALRLPRVMECGAPAAGSAIPAPREVAESRVSA
- a CDS encoding glycosyltransferase family 39 protein — translated: MTDLETPVATPPRTGALRRAAPALLGYAAVRALGLIALAVWSAAHGKSAHTLLTARWDSLWYTRVADLGYGYEVRLPNGDVHSNLAFFPLLPWLERLVSAVTPLSYADAGLLVSTLASLAAAWGIFAVADHVYGRRVGVCAVLVWAVLPVGIVQSMAYSESLFTALAAWSLYAMLTGRWLTAGLLASLAGLTRPVGIAVVAALWTAAITSFAGEFVRDRSAPRPDGAFVWPRALGMLLAPLGAAGYVLWVGHRTGKGPLGYLDVQAGWRNGFDGGYAFARFIGDKFTSFPSALAGVGLIVGVALIVWLYVTCVRQGQPLPLLVYAGVVTALALCASSYFGSKPRLLLPAFPLLLPLAVALARLRTSRSALVLGGVAVASAVYGAFWLNGSGPP
- a CDS encoding phosphatase PAP2 family protein; this translates as MRTERNLTRLDRVFARLDREPERPAHIDVPKMSRHRVVLFGATLAFYVAIVWAVAITSWLVRFDWQVMFFRPYQQWPEIHAFLDYYVVLGQRGPTAVMVAAWLGWRSWRQHTLRPLLTLGASLLLLNITVGAAKLGMGRLGPHYAITIGSNEMGLGGDIFPSGHTANAVVTWGILAYLASTPRARRWLSALSAVTSLGVGLTTVYLGTHWLSDVLLGWAAGLLILLALPWVEPLIARAEAGIFSLRDSWRARRDRSVPAPTASPVAAPVMVPQPTGADGEVPARETVGAARSPRAPVYLAPGPHTARSERTPVTPVGSRRPPHPDRVARGTTAASARPLTGG
- a CDS encoding I78 family peptidase inhibitor is translated as MAPIPTPPAEPQDSPESYVGLEANSAERRAREHGWSSVRSLPPGAIITMEYRFGRLNFEVTDGRVTRCWKG